TCCAGATCGCCGCCCGCGAAGAAGGTCTTCTTGGCGGAGGCAATCACAATGCCGGTCAGATCCTCTTCTGTGGAGAGTTTGGCAACCAGCTCCTTCATGCCTTCAGACCATGCACGGGTCATGGTGTTGGCAGATTTACCTTGAGAGTCGAAGGTAATTGTGACGATGCCGTCGACGTCTTTTTCGTACTTGTACTCTGACATGATCTAGCCTCCTACACTCGCTCAATGATGGATGCGATGCCCATGCCGCCGCCAACACACATGGTAATCAGCGCGCGTTTCAGGTTGCGGCGTTCCAGCTCGTCCATCATGGTGGAAACCAGCATGCCGCCGGTTGCGCCCAGTGGGTGCCCCATGGCAATCGCACCGCCAACCACGTTGAGCTTTTCGTCCGGTACTTCCAGATCGCGCTGCAAACGCAGCATGACGGAGGCAAACGCTTCGTTGATCTCTACAAGGTCGATATCGTCAATGGTCAAGCCAGCTTTCGCCAATGCCTTCTTGGAGGCTGGTCCCGGTCCGGTCAGCATGATGGTTGGATCAGAGGCTGTCACGGCAACGGAAAGGACGCGGGCGCGTGGTGTCAGGCCCATGTCTTTACCGGACTGCTCACTGCCAAGCAGGATCAGCGAGGCGCCATCCACGATACCAGAGGAGTTGCCCGGTGTGTGGACGTGGTTGATCCTCTCAACTTCCGGGTAGCGCGCCAGTGCAACCGCATCAAAGCCCATTGCGCCGTGCTTTTCAAAGCTGGCACGCAGTGAACCCAGTGTTTGCATGTCTGTGTTTGGTTTGATGAAGTCATCGCGTTGCAAAACGATGAGGCCGTTTTCATCCCTCACAGGCACAACGGATTTGTCGAACCAGCCATTGTCGCGGGCATGGGCTGCACGTTGCTGGCTGGCAACGGCAGCGGCGTCCACATCATCGCGAGACCAGCCGCCAAGGGTGGCGATCAAATCCGCGCCAATGCCTTGAGGCACGAAGCCGGTTGCGAGTACGGTTTCCGGATCTTCGCTGAACGGGCCACCATCGGTGCCCATCGGGACGCGGCTCATGCTTTCATAACCGCCAGCGCAGATCATATCTTCCCAGCCTGATGCAATACGGGCCGCAGCGGTGTTGAAGGTATCCAGACCAGAGGCGCAGAAGCGGTTGACCTGCGCGCCAGCAACGCTCTCGTCCCAGCCCGCCTTTTGCAACGCGATCTTGGGCAGAACAGCACCCTGCTCGCGAATTGGAGTTACACATCCCATCACCACGTCATCAACGCGGGAAGTATCCAGATCATGACGACCCTGCATTTCTCCCAGCAAGGTTGTGACCAGATTGATGGGCTTGACTTCATTGAGAGAACCATCCGCTTTGCCTTTGGAGCGCGGCGTGCGGATTGCATCATAAACATAAGCTGTCTGAGCCATGTATCTTCACCAAATTCTGTCTGTCTTCACTCAAAAAGGGCAGGAGCTGGCAGGCACCTGCCAAGCACCTAAGCAATATCGCGGCCCTGTTCTTCCCAGTAAGGCGCGCGCAGCTTGTTCTTCAAAATCTTGTTCATGGCAGATAGCGGCAGCGCTTCCACCAGTGATATGGACCGTGGACATTTGTATCCAGCGATGCGCTCTTTGGTGTGGGCGCGAATGTCTTCAAACGTTGGTGCCGTACCCTCCCGCGGTACAATCACCGCATGTACAGCCTCTCCGTAGGTGTCGTCAGGAATGCCGATTACGGCTACCATGGCAACATCGGGATGCATGGAAATCGCGCTTTCCACCTCTGCGGTGTACACGTTCTCGCCCCCGGTAATGATCATGTCCTTCATGCGGTCTTTGAGGAACAGAACCCCGAAATCATCCTTCATACCAACATCGCCCGTGCAGTATCCGCCGTTGCGAATAGCCGCTGCGGTCTGCTTTGGCGCGTTGTAGTACCGGCTCATTATGGAGGGTGTGTAAAACACCACTTCGCCAATAGTGTTGACAGGCAATTCGTTGCCGTCCTCATCCTCGATGCGAACTTCAAGCGTCGGCGAACTGGCCTGACCTGCTGCGCTGATCCGCGCCTCGTCCCCAGAATGGAATTGCGGCCACAGGAACACGCCTGCGCCAGCCTCGGTCATGCCGTAGGCCTGAGTAAGGTCGGTCTCCGGGAAGCTTTTCTGCACCAGTGTCAAAAGGGCTTCTGAGATCGGAGAGGCGCCATAGACGATTTGCGAGACGCGCAGAAAATCTTCTGTTTTAAACTCCGGTGCATTGATCAACATCTGGAACATGGCCGGAGCCATCAGGAAGGAAGAAATATCAAACCTTTTGACAGCAGTCACCACAATGTCCGGCCGGAACATGGGCACGACCACAAATGGTCTGTTTTGGATCAGGCGAGCCAGCATCAGGCCGTAGCCGGACAGGTGGAACAGCGGCATCACCATCATGGCAGGGCGCTGTAAATGTGGAACGCCGTTTGTTGCCAGAACCTGAGCGCAGGACAGCATGGAAAGGTGGGTGTGAACCACGCCCTTGGGAAAACCAGTTGTGCCGCCGGTGTAACTCATAAAGCATTCGACGTTTACATCCCGGTCCAGCTTTAGCTCGCACGGGGTATCAAGGAGGCTATCATAGGCAAGAACCCCCTCTGGAGCGTCCTTTTTGCCAATGTAAATGAACTGTTTAAGCGAGCCAGCCCGTTGTTTGATTTTCTCAACCAGCGGAGCATAGGCATCATCATAAACAATGGTGTTTATCTGCGAATGGTCAATGGCGTAGAGCAGCTCTTCGCCAGACCAACGGATGTTCAGCGGCACGGCAATCATACCGGCGAGCACGGCACCGACCATCACTTCCACATATTCTAAGGAATTGAGGCTCAGCAATGCAACACGGCTGCCTTCTTCCACGCCAAGCGTATGCAGGCCGTTGGCAAACTGGCGTGCGCGCGTGGCAAACTGTCGGCTGGTGAGGGTGCGCCCATCCAGATCCTGTATCAACGGAATACCCGTTTCAACACTGCCCAGATAGTTCACGAGCTTGTCAAAATTCATAGTTCCGGATTGTGCCGGCGATGGAGATCCAACCATATTGCCCTCCCAGGTCATAGGCTGTACAGCGCCGTGGGATTGCGCTGCATCTGTGATAATGTGGTGCCTGCTTTGCCATTGGTGCGAGGTGTCCCGCATTTGTGATTAGTCAGGCGCTGAAGGTATCAAAGAGTACGCTGCTGGCTTCAGCAGGTTGATATCGAGGCTTGGGTGCAGCTTTTGTTGAAGCGCAACACCAAGCAAATAACTTCCGATGGAAACGGCCTGAATGGCGGAATCCAGATCCTGAGGAAACTCGCCAGCGGCTTTGCCACGGTCCAGATAACTCATCAGCATATGCTTGATGAAAT
The sequence above is drawn from the Pseudovibrio sp. Tun.PSC04-5.I4 genome and encodes:
- a CDS encoding acetyl-CoA C-acetyltransferase gives rise to the protein MAQTAYVYDAIRTPRSKGKADGSLNEVKPINLVTTLLGEMQGRHDLDTSRVDDVVMGCVTPIREQGAVLPKIALQKAGWDESVAGAQVNRFCASGLDTFNTAAARIASGWEDMICAGGYESMSRVPMGTDGGPFSEDPETVLATGFVPQGIGADLIATLGGWSRDDVDAAAVASQQRAAHARDNGWFDKSVVPVRDENGLIVLQRDDFIKPNTDMQTLGSLRASFEKHGAMGFDAVALARYPEVERINHVHTPGNSSGIVDGASLILLGSEQSGKDMGLTPRARVLSVAVTASDPTIMLTGPGPASKKALAKAGLTIDDIDLVEINEAFASVMLRLQRDLEVPDEKLNVVGGAIAMGHPLGATGGMLVSTMMDELERRNLKRALITMCVGGGMGIASIIERV
- a CDS encoding AMP-binding protein, whose translation is MVGSPSPAQSGTMNFDKLVNYLGSVETGIPLIQDLDGRTLTSRQFATRARQFANGLHTLGVEEGSRVALLSLNSLEYVEVMVGAVLAGMIAVPLNIRWSGEELLYAIDHSQINTIVYDDAYAPLVEKIKQRAGSLKQFIYIGKKDAPEGVLAYDSLLDTPCELKLDRDVNVECFMSYTGGTTGFPKGVVHTHLSMLSCAQVLATNGVPHLQRPAMMVMPLFHLSGYGLMLARLIQNRPFVVVPMFRPDIVVTAVKRFDISSFLMAPAMFQMLINAPEFKTEDFLRVSQIVYGASPISEALLTLVQKSFPETDLTQAYGMTEAGAGVFLWPQFHSGDEARISAAGQASSPTLEVRIEDEDGNELPVNTIGEVVFYTPSIMSRYYNAPKQTAAAIRNGGYCTGDVGMKDDFGVLFLKDRMKDMIITGGENVYTAEVESAISMHPDVAMVAVIGIPDDTYGEAVHAVIVPREGTAPTFEDIRAHTKERIAGYKCPRSISLVEALPLSAMNKILKNKLRAPYWEEQGRDIA